Within the Siniperca chuatsi isolate FFG_IHB_CAS linkage group LG18, ASM2008510v1, whole genome shotgun sequence genome, the region CTACTGAATATAGCAGGGTATACTATTTATTGACAAAATAGAAATTCAAATGGAGTAGCAATTTATGTTCAGTATTCCAATCGGTCTGCAGTTCAAAGGGAGGAAGATCCTGATCTGGCGTTAAAGGCCTTTAATGTAAAGTTTTAAAGTTATTGATACCAGATATTGATAAACATGCCCCTAtaagagagaaaacagtgagaGATCTGGCTATATCAAGAATTAAAGACTACATGGCACAAAGAAACCAAGCTAAGGCCGAAGCAATCAAATCGAGTCAGAATCTATTGCAAAATAATGTAACAAAgttgaataaaaagaaaaaagatgtaCTATCAAAATACAATTAACAATGCTTAttttgacagtaagaaaatatGTAATAGACTCAATGAATTACTGAGTATGAAAGCGAACACAACACCATTCTTCTTGGATGCTGAAATTTCTCACTAGATAAACAGAAATTGCTATTTTATCTGAAATAAAATTTAGAATTTCCTCAATGTATGGATCCCAGACAGGCCTTTCTACCACGTTGATAAGGgccaaaatagtgaaaaataagtaaaataatataagtaaaaataatttttttggggcaaattttgcttttatttgacaaTCCagtagagaaagacagaggtcTACGACATGCAACAACGGCCGGGATTTGAATCGTGGACGTTATAAATAGCCACCCAATATGTTCAATACCTATTTTGCTGTGCATCAGCACAAAGAGGGGCCAAAAAAcgtcaaaataataataatcataataatgataatattaataataataataaaaaatataatactaaACAGCAAAGTTGAAGAAAAGTGTGATTGCTGGTAAAAATTATTAAGAGCGAAGATAACAAAAGTGTGACAGCTTCCAGCTCTCACTctaataaatatttgaataagTCAGCATTCCTACTAACTAgaaaaattgcatttcattCAGAAAATGCGTGGAAGTgctgaaaactgaaatgtttttgcaaaacactgctgaaaggaagttaaaaatgaaatgccTGAAAAAGCTCAAATGCACTGCATTGCATTGCTTATTAACCTGGAAGCTCAACTGTCTTAACTAAAGAGAGTTGAAATACGCTGCTAAAGAAACTGGAAGCTAAATTATTATACTGTCAACACTGGAAGTTGAAATGAGTTACCTGAAAAGGCTGAAAGTGTAAATGCATtacactgaaatgtaaaactggaAGAGTTAGAAGCTGACCTAGATTTTCAAATAATGCTTAAAGCTGAACTACATTGCTAAAGCTGGAAACTTAGTTGTGATACTGTCAAAGCTTCATTCACTTCTATTGTAATAAGTTCTTGAAAAAagcttaacatttttaaaaaaacagaaaatgtagaaaaaggtGGAATAGAAGCATTAATGTCataaagagctgaacattttgacatttgaatggcttctgtagctgaaagtatgcataAGTAGTAGTCCACCGATAAGTGTACAGAAGAAGACATGCAGAAATCTGAAATTATCTTGAAGCTCAAATGCATTGTACTGCAATGCTGAACAACCTGGAGGCTGAACTGCATTAGCTAAAGAATgtaagagctgaaatacattgctaaaAAAAGCTGGAAGCTAAACAGTAATACTGTCAAAGCAGGACGACGAACTCGGAAATTCTGCATCCAAGTCACTATCTTTTCGAAGAGTGGATGGCCATAGAATTTGTTAAATGCCCAGCCCCAGATCAGAGGTATCATTCCATGGTCAGATCAGGTCAGAGAGGCcgaaagagagacagggagagagagagagatacagagattTGTAGGAAAAGGTTCCTGCCAGTAAAGAACAGCAGTACAAATTGTAGTAAttgtagtagaagtagtaaagactgtagtagtaatggtaaagactgtagtagtagtagtagtaggaaaGATTGTAGTAGTAAGGactgtagtagtaatagtattaaagactgtagtagtaatagtattaAAGACTGTAccagtaatagtagtagtaaacaCTGTTTCCGACTAAGTAAACACAGTAGTAATAAAGATTGTAGTAGTACACTGCAAAAACTCAAAATCTTGCCaagtatatttttctaatttctaGTCAAAATATCTCATCACACTTAATATAAGACAAAATCACCTAAAGAGCAAGATTTAAGTGAGATAAAGGAGCTTGTTTTTAGACAGTGCATCTTGAATATCTTGTTAAGTGAAACTGCCTTGAAAACATCTTGTTTTGAGTCATATCTCAGATGAAATAAGcttttttgacatgtcataaGGTTTTTAAGctggtttttatttgtaaaagatGCATCATTTCGTTTCAAGAAATAGATTTAACTTGAATTAAGACAACAAATCTGCTTCATTGAAAACAACATGCTCAACTCACAATGCACAGTATggctattttttttacatttccataaaaaaaagacaggcaAAAGCTGTAATTATGTTTCCTTCTAATAAGTAAAAAGAGtaataagtaaaacaaaatgctgtcaTGAATTACAGTGTCTGTcagtacttaaaaaaaaattaattgcgCACAAATACACTCAATACAAACTCAAGAGTGATGATGTTTGATGATGTCTGTGAGATCATACTTCACTGGAATGTACTTGGTATTATTGAAATTAATACTGTAGTATGGTGTATAATCAACAAGCTTTTCAGCATCGATGAAAACATTGGCTTGAGCTAGGTCAGGAACTTCTACCTCATAAGCTAAATAATGATCATTCCACCCAACTGTAGAGAGAGGTTGGCATTCAAAACAATACACTgaagcatttaaaatataaatgtttttcacaagTGCAAACTCTGGAGTATCATTAATGACATTAGAAATAACCAAAGATTTTCCACATGTATGCTTATTTCCATGTTCCATAATCCACTGTACCGAAACTATATGTTCTACGTGCTCTATTCCTAAGAAGTCCTTAATCTTTCCTTCTACGTAGTGAACATTTTTCACCTCAGAGGCTGGGCCCATGTCAACTTCACTTGAACAAATTGGATGTTTCTCATGCACATTCTGACTACATTCATAAAGTTGGTTGTGCTTCACAAGAGacttacatatatttttaaaactacTTTTCAAAGCCCACTGCTTAAAAAAAGCAATGCTTTGACTCAAAGCGCATACACATATGCCTCACTGTAGGACCAAGTGCCTTAATCTGAGAAGGAAGATGCAGCAAGTAATGCTGTTTAGGTATAATATTTGCATCTGGAAACAGTTCTTTgaaatgttgtaaatgttgCTCTATTAAAAGCTTCAGCTTTGAAAGAGTTGAGAGAGCAATAATAGGTGAAAACAGAATTTTGACTATCTCTAACAACTTAAGTAGTATTTGTGTGTAATCGTTTTCTCCAATTTTGTCTATGAGAAATGGCAGGATCTTTAACAAAACCAGCATCTGCCCAGCTGACTGTTTCaatttattgtcatttgatGACAGTGTATTGACAGATATGGGGCAAGGCTTATCCCTTGCATCCACAGGAGAATAAGGGAAACAAATAATTGCACTGTTGAATGTGTCTAAGTCCATATGCCCTGAAAGCACAAGAtgctttaaaacacatttgatttcatATGGGGCAACACCTTCAAGAATGACATGCATGATGTCTTGTGGGGTTTGATTGATTATATCAAAGTGAGGAAATTCTGATAATTTGCTTCTCCTGTTTATGCCATATGTCATTTTTAGATTGTCTTTCAGAAAGTCAGTATTTGCCTTTTCAATGTCATTGCATTGCTTGTTATGACTTGCCATTGTCCTTTTAACAAACATATCTTCCTTAAATTGCTCCTGCATGTCTTCAAAGTTGCACTCGCAGTGCCTGCACTTACTGTAGGCAAATCCCACTCCTATCTTAAATCCAGCCACTTCATGCTGAGCAAGAGTGTCTCCGCACACAGACATAAGTGCCCCATAAACTGTCCTCTCACCATTTGCAGTGACAACCTGGACACCATCATACAGCTCAGTTAAGTCACGGTTAATCCTCTCAAATATCTCATCAATACCACAATGGGAAAGATCTTTTGATTTTACCATGGCAAGCAGACGAATGGCAGCAAGTCTCGATCGGTTTTTGGGGTTGATGTTACCTAAGGTgtaataaatcaataacaatttgtttttgtttgcccGAGATCCAAGAGGATTGCATAGCTCAATTTCATCTGTATATAAAATTAACTGCAGTGCTGTGGGAAATTTCAAAAACAGTGGGTGCAACTTAAAAATGTCTCCATCAATGAAATCATGAAAAAATCCATCCTTGCATGCCTGTGGCCTCTTATCAATCATTGCAATTATTCTTGGatgtgacagcagctgctccaaACTTTTCACCAACGGTATATAATGAAAAAATGGTCCTTAATGGTAAGAACTCGGGTCTCCATTTTTCACATAACATACTGTTTGTTTTGCGACAAGAATCTCTGGTTCAACTGGTTTTAACAGTTCTTTGATGGTCTTATCCTGCAACTGGGTGGAAGTAATTTGACAGAAAGGGTCAACAAACTGGTCAAATATCCCCATTGCATCACTCTTTAGTAGATCCAGGTCCCCAGAATGTCTCTCGATCATGTCGCTCATTTGCTGTTTTAGGTGCTCCAATAATGCGGCCTGATATTGCTGGACTCCACTCACCATTTGGTTAACAGCTCTCTGGGgagtagaaaacaaacaaacaaaatttatatattataaaattcaTATAAAATTTTTATAATATATGTAAACTCACAgacactttttttaaagtagCCCTTCAATTACATATTGTTAGTGACATGCAATGATAAAAATAGGCTATTTCCAGCAAAACTATCATTAAATAATATTGCCTTCTGCAGCTTTAAGACCTTGTTTACACTTGGTCTTAAAATACGAAGtgagatctgatcacaagtgGTCACTGAAGAAGCATGTGGAGACACATTCTAATGTCAGGTGTTTCTCTGACACACCTTTAGCTGTCCACCTGTGATCGGATCAACCAAGATGCCAGGTCTGAACAGTGGCTAAATCATTCTACAGATTAAGCTTATTGCTTTTAAGCTTGCTACTaaaaatttaatataattaattggAAAATCAATGGCATAAATTACCTGTGTCAGTCGATGGGTTTCTCTGGcttgaagaagaaaagcagttGCATGTTTAGAAAGGTCAACATTCATGCGACCATCTTCTTGAAATCCACTCTGAAAGAGATTAACAACAAACGTATCTATTAAAACAGGGAAAATATTGGCATTTGTAGACCTACCAGACAATCTGACAACTACCTGGGTAAGCTAGCTCGCtagatttttgtttctttctgtttgtacTGATTGGTGTCCATTTTGAGtatgtaaaatacatacaaaaacaacaactaataaaaacaaaacagtactacaaaaaaacaataactttgACAGCATCATAAAAATCTGTACTTCATGAGTAAGATTGACACACATACTAAATTGTATTCATTCACTTGCTCTCTTGCCAATAAATTAACATTACTAAAGGCCTTGGAACTGAACTTATATTCCAATAAGCTATACGGAGACAACTTCCTGTCACACACTGTCATGAAGACATGTCTCACCAGCCAGTTACAGCTTTGTAAATGATAAgctaataatacacataatacatCCTCTATGCTTGATTCAAACTGTTGAAAGATAACctgtaatttttaatttgttgtttacaTGACTAACATTAACCttactgatttttttcaatgaagTCTAGTAACTgaattacataaataattaaactaaacaaattaaactaataattaaataaactaattaATTTCCCATTGGACATTAGATCACAAGTGGACAATCTGTGGGGCGGTAGGCTGCGTTTGACAACATAAGTGTATAACATAACTACTTATATAGTGATGGGCGATTTCAAAACACTGCTTCAGGAAGCTTCGGAGCGTTATGAATCTTTTGTGTCGAATCATGATTCGGATCACGTGTCAAAACGTCAAACTGCTGAAATCACGTGACTTTAGCGATCTGAATCATGAATCGATACACTGATTCATAACGCTCGAATCTTCCTGAGGCAGTGCTTTGAAATCGGCCATCTCTGTATAAGtcgttattttgttttgtttttgcacacaaaaactATTCTCGtcactttataatattaatattaaaccaCTGTAGTGAGATGGACTTTGTAACGACGTCTTTAGTATCTTTTATGGGTCTTGAGAGAGGAAATGACATTGGTGTCAGTGGAGGCCTTTGTGAGCCATCGGATTTCAACAGAAATATCTTAATTTGTGTTCTGAAGATGAACAAAGGTCTTACAAGTGTGGAACGACATGAGGGTAATTAATTAatgacaaaattttaatttttgggtgaactaaccctttaagATAACGAGCCGATTTAAATCTCAGTAGGTTAACGTAGTTGTATTTGCTTTACTGGTTCATTACTCGTTACTGACAAAAATAGTGGAATTACAGTAATGCATTACTTTCATGCTATTACTTTATCTTAAAATTACAACCTGAGCCTGTCattggcaaaaacaaacatgtttagtGAACAGTTGacctaaataaatgtaaaat harbors:
- the LOC122865151 gene encoding uncharacterized protein LOC122865151; translation: MIWRCFICYIFVALTLKQLLSHINIMHSRSPDFRVVCGIDGCPKEYRVYNSFYYHVKRTHAHHLLQVEAAEEGHGLPGARAAANNQSNASPVAEAESSSIVIPASGFQEDGRMNVDLSKHATAFLLQARETHRLTQRAVNQMVSGVQQYQAALLEHLKQQMSDMIERHSGDLDLLKSDAMGIFDQFVDPFCQITSTQLQDKTIKELLKPVEPEILVAKQTVCYVKNGDPSSYH